A portion of the Malassezia japonica chromosome 3, complete sequence genome contains these proteins:
- a CDS encoding uncharacterized protein (EggNog:ENOG503P5UX; COG:A) codes for MASGRRPVPSRTLYVTGFPPKISARELAEDFERIGPLVRCDIPAPKSAASKPYAFVEYDDIRDAEDAYHDLHGLPFGSYKIDVQYAKSKPSVPARSGGPRRRSPSPRRSERKYDREPPRDSRAPRERSPEDRAPRDLDRDLDGGHEDEAARDTDARRGRDDPRDDPRDDDPRDDPRAENDAMTDARDAPADAKQDTREQDTEPAADA; via the exons ATGGCCAGCGGGCGCCGACCTGTGCCTTCGAGGACCCTCTACGTGACGGGGTTCCCCCCAAAAATCTCTGCGCGTGAGCTCGCAGAGGATTTCGAGCG CATCGGGCCGCTGGTCCGCTGTGACATTCCCGCCCCCAAAAGCGCCGCCTCCAAACCCTATGCGTTTGTGGAGTACGACGACATTCGCGACGCAGAG GACGCATACCATGACTTGCATGGCCTTCCGTTTGGATCGTACAAGATCGACGTCCAGTACGCcaag TCCAAGCCGTCGGTGCCTGCCCGGTCGGGcggaccgcgccgccgctcgccgtcgccgcgccgcagcgagaGGAAGTACGAccgcgagccgccgcgcgacagccgagcaccgcgcgagcgctcgcCAGAGGACCGTGCGCCCCGTGACCTCGACCGGGACTTGGACGGGGGccacgaggacgaggcagCCCGCGACACGgatgcacgccgcggccgcgacgaccCGCGCGATGACCCGCGCGACGATGACCCGCGCGACGACCCGCGCGCAGAAAACGATGCAATGACCGACGCCCGCGATGCGCCCGCGGACGCAAAGCAGGACACGAGGGAGCAGGACACGGAGCCTGCAGCCGACGCGTAG
- the NdufA6 gene encoding ndufa6 NADH-ubiquinone oxidoreductase subunit (EggNog:ENOG503P2TN; COG:C) — protein sequence MTTIPARLAKTSQVSLSLAHAQSRSRALYRALYRAAPEICALYPLDVPPAMIRAKFRTMFERNRHIRDVAVLDVMLLKAHQEYQETMNAWKQMPHIMRWFAEEEAPPRPKGFLEKFYATRDEGRGPTHEGL from the exons ATGACGACTATCCCGGCGCGCTTGGCCAAGACCAGCCAGGTCTCCCTGTcgctggcgcacgctcaGAGCCGCTCGCGTGCTTTGTACCGCGCCCTCTACCGTGCT GCCCCAGAGATTTGCGCTCTGTACCCGCTCGATGTCCCCCCTGCGATGATCCGCGCCAAGTTCCGCACGATGTTTGAGCGCAACCGCCACATCCGCGACGTTGCCGTACTCGATGTGATGCTTCTCAAGGCCCACCAGGAGTACCAGGAGACGATGAACGCCTGGAAGCAGATGCCGCACATCATGCGGTGGttcgccgaggaggaggcgccCCCCCGGCCCAAGGGCTTCCTGGAAAAGTTCTACGCTacgcgcgacgagggccGTGGTCCTACCCACGAAGGTCTCTAA
- the SIT4 gene encoding protein-serine/threonine phosphatase (EggNog:ENOG503NU6Q; COG:D; COG:T), whose product MVIGNPDSWIAQLRECKYLPEADMKALCEQVRNIMMEESNIQPVSSPVTVCGDIHGQFWDLLELFRVGGNLPETGYIFMGDFVDRGYFSLETFSLLMALKARYPHRITLLRGNHESRQITQVYGFYDECMQKYGSTTVWKSCCQVFDYLNIAAIIDGRVLCVHGGLSPELRSLDQIRTIMRVQEVPHEGPFCDLMWSDPEDIETWSVSPRGAGWLFGRQVTKEFNHLNGLELIARAHQLVQEGYKLMHDKNIVTVWSAPNYCYRCGNVASVFQVDDLLDVDTAAKEAQEAGEAQKTDEDDNASRFGPSHFKIFDAVPDQDRMLPARSTASQYFL is encoded by the exons ATGGTGATTGGTAACCCCGACTCATGGATCGcccagctgcgcgagtgcAAGTATCTGCCCGAGGCAGACATGAAAGCGCTCTgcgagcaggtgcgcaaCATTATGATGGAAGAAAGCAATATCCAGCCGGTGTCAAGTCCTGTGACGGTGTGTGGTGATATCCACGGCCAGTTCTGGGACCTGCTTGAGCTGttccgcgtcggcggcaacCTGCCCGAGACGGGCTACATCTTTATGGGCGACTTTGTCGACCGTGGCTACTTTTCGCTCGAGACCTTCTCTCTCCTAATGGCGCTGAAAGCACGGTATCCGCACCGTATCACGCTCCTGCGTGGAAACCACGAAAGTCGCCAGATCACGCAGGTCTATGGTTTTTACGACGAGTGTATGCAAAAATACGGTAGCACGACCGTGTGGAAGAGCTGTTGCCAGGTGTTTGACTATTTGAACATTGCGGCG ATTATCGACGGGCGTGTCCTGTGTGTGCACGGCGGCCTGAGTCCTGAGCTGCGTTCCCTGGACCAGATCCGGACGATTATGCGCGTGCAAGAGGTCCCCCACGAGGGTCCGTTTTGCGACCTGATGTGGTCGGATCCCGAAGATATCGAGACGTGGAGCGTGAGCCCCCGCGGTGCTGGCTGGCTCTTTGGCCGCCAGGTTACGAAGGAGTTTAATCATCTCAATGGCCTCGAGCTcattgcgcgtgcgcaccagcTGGTCCAGGAAGGCTACAAGCTGATGCACGACAAAAATATCGTCACGGTCTGGTCGGCCCCCAACTACTGCTACCGCTGCGGAAACGTCGCGTCCGTCTTCCAGGTAGACGACCTGCTGGACGTGGACACTGCCGCAAAAGAGGCCCAGGAGGCCGGCGAGGCACAAAAgaccgacgaggacgacaaTGCGTCTCGGTTCGGTCCGTCGCACTTTAAGATTTTCGATGCGGTACCCGACCAGGATCGCATGCTCCCtgcgcgcagcaccgcgtcgcagtACTTCCTGTGA
- the LPD1 gene encoding dihydrolipoyl dehydrogenase (TransMembrane:1 (i77-97o); EggNog:ENOG503NXXS; COG:C) encodes MLRRTLPVLKKPDARSSASTPVPRAQRMSRIDQAPTTPQQPEEKLRRLARNVDAWTEKRSDKSLWESWMAIPPRTRIIMGLGAVAFSLGGIYVADWLEKQYPERNRRAGVAESSVSPQLHGGENRTPRLFSISVALQQPLSLPRVSPAVRTASLVRGYASGSEPYDVVVIGGGPGGYVAAIKAGQLGLKTACIEKRGSLGGTCLNVGCIPSKSLLNNSHIYHSTKHDLQKRGIDVENVQLNLPTMLKAKEGAVTALTKGVEGLLKKNKVDYIKGTASFASPTTVNVQLLEGGEQEVEAKNIIIATGSDVAPFPGVEIDEEQIISSTGALSLKEVPEKMIVIGGGVIGLEMGSVWSRLGAQVTVVEFQDAIGGPGIDGEVAKQFKRILEKQGIKFQLGTKVSSVTKEDGKVNLKAETVKDGKEIDLDANVVLLSIGRRPVTTGLNLEAIGVEVDKKGRVVVDDEFNTSCKGVRCIGDATFGPMLAHKAEEEGIAAVEFIKNGFGHVNYDAIPSVVYTYPEVAWVGKTEEALKAEGVEYKIGKFPFIANSRAKTNGETDGFVKFIVEKETDLILGVQIIGPNAGEMIAEATLAMEYSASAEDVARTCHAHPTLSEAFKEAALDSYAKPINF; translated from the exons ATGCTGCGTCGGACCCTGCCGGTGCTCAAAAAGCCTGACGCGCGGAGCAGCGCGTCTACTccggtgccgcgcgcccAGCGTATGTCCCGCATCGATCAGGCGCCTACTACGCCTCAGCAGCCGGAAGAGAaactgcgccgcctcgcgcgcaacgTCGACGCGTGGACCGAGAAGCGGAGCGACAAGTCGCTCTGGGAGAGCTGGATGG CGATCCCCCCCCGCACGCGTATTATCatgggcctcggcgccgtgg CCTTTTCGCTAGGTGGGATCTATGTAGCCGACTGGCTCGAGAAGCAGTACCCCGAGCGTAACCGGCGCGCGGGTGTGGCCGAGAGCAGTGTCTcgccgcagctgcacggcggcgagaaccgcacgccgcgcctcttttCTATCAGCGTT GCTCTGCAGCAGCCTCTTTCGCTCCCCCGTGTTTCGCctgcggtgcgcacggcctcgctCGTTCGTGGGTACGCCTCCGGCTCGGAGCCGTACGACGTTGTGGTGATTGGCGGTGGCCCCGGTGGATACGTCGCTGCGATCAAGGCTGGCCAGCTCGGTCTGAAGACGGCGTGCATTGAGAAGCGTGGCTCGCTCGGTGGCACCTGCCTGAACGTCGGCTGCATTCCCTCCAAGTCGCTGCTGAACAACTCGCACATCTACCACTCGACCAAGCACGACCTGCAGAAGCGCGGTATCGACGTGGAGAACGTCCAGCTCAACCTGCCTACCATGctcaaggccaaggagggCGCCGTGACTGCGCTCACCAAGGGTGTCGAGGGTCTCCTGAAGAAGAACAAGGTCGACTACATCAAGGGCACCGCGTCCttcgcgtcgccgaccacCGTCAACGTGCAGCTGCTTGAaggcggcgagcaggagGTCGAGGCCAAGAACATCATCATTGCGACCGGCTCCGATGTGGCGCCCTTCCCGGGTGTCGAGATTGACGAGGAGCAGATCATCAGCTCCACTGGCGCCCTCTCGCTGAAGGAGGTGCCCGAGAAGATGATCGTCATCGGTGGCGGTGTCATTGGTCTCGAGATGGGCAGCGTGTGGAGCCGCCTGGGTGCGCAGGTCACCGTCGTCGAGTTCCAGGACGCGATTGGCGGCCCTGGCATTGACGGCGAGGTTGCCAAGCAGTTCaagcgcatcctcgagaAGCAGGGCATCAAGTTCCAGCTCGGCACCAAGGTCTCGTCCGTGACCAAGGAGGACGGCAAGGTGAACCTCAAGGCCGAGACCGTCAAGGACGGCAAGGAGATTGACCTGGACGCCAACGTCGTCCTGCTTTCGATCGGCCGTCGCCCGGTGACCACCGGTCTGAACCTCGAGGCTATCGGTGTCGAGGTCGACAAGAAGGGCCGTGTCGTGGTGGACGACGAGTTCAACACGTCGTGCAagggcgtgcgctgcatcggCGACGCCACCTTTGGCCCCATGCTTGCGcacaaggccgaggaggagggtatcgccgccgtcgagtTCATCAAGAACGGCTTCGGCCACGTGAACTACGACGCGATTCCCTCGGTGGTGTACACCTACCCCGAGGTCGCCTGGGTCGGCAAGACCGAGgaggcgctcaaggcgGAGGGCGTCGAGTACAAGATCGGCAAGTTCCCCTTCATTGCCAACTCGCGCGCCAAGACCAACGGCGAGACGGATGGCTTTGTCAAGTTCATCGTCGAGAAGGAGACCGACCTGATCCTCGGTGTGCAGATCATCGGCCCCAACGCGGGCGAGAtgatcgccgaggccacgcTCGCAATGGAGTACTCTgccagcgccgaggacgtCGCTCGCACCTGCCACGCGCACCCCACGCTCTCGGAGGCGTTcaaggaggcggcgctcgactcCTACGCCAAGCCCATCAACTTTTAG